A stretch of the Paenibacillus dendritiformis genome encodes the following:
- a CDS encoding GNAT family N-acetyltransferase yields MISKLNKNDYEKIRPLLKNEQQNDLTLNAIIKGTNRGTVYVDNPEHPRTAIVDVIGTITLFIGDHTNEDFFRLLPDYIDNQLKMDTLESCGGTYFLTVVSDEAWERAIESAIAHRDYEPDYEWYHTFNAERFHALKSGLKPLPAGYTVRRIDKGTIENDPEGLLSEAVNEFWYSTDDFLRKGVGYCVLKDRHVISACFSCCVNGQDHEISVETYHDEDMKKGFASLASAAYLEHCVAHGLHPHWSALETNKESLRLGAKLGFEFAYKRKTFEFEF; encoded by the coding sequence GTGATCAGCAAACTTAACAAAAACGATTATGAGAAAATAAGGCCATTGCTCAAAAACGAGCAGCAAAATGACCTGACTTTAAATGCAATTATTAAAGGAACCAACCGCGGCACCGTGTATGTGGACAACCCGGAACACCCGCGCACGGCCATAGTTGACGTCATTGGCACGATAACCCTGTTTATTGGGGATCATACGAACGAGGACTTTTTTCGCCTGCTGCCGGACTATATCGATAACCAGTTGAAAATGGATACGTTAGAATCTTGCGGAGGTACTTATTTCTTAACGGTTGTTAGCGATGAAGCCTGGGAACGAGCGATCGAGAGCGCCATTGCGCACCGCGATTACGAGCCGGATTACGAATGGTACCATACCTTCAACGCGGAACGCTTCCATGCCCTTAAAAGCGGACTAAAGCCGCTGCCGGCGGGGTATACCGTTCGCAGAATCGACAAAGGGACGATCGAGAACGATCCAGAAGGGCTCCTCTCCGAAGCAGTGAACGAATTCTGGTATTCGACGGACGATTTTCTGCGCAAGGGGGTAGGCTACTGCGTGTTGAAGGACCGGCACGTCATTAGCGCCTGTTTTTCCTGTTGTGTGAATGGCCAGGATCACGAGATTAGCGTAGAAACCTACCATGACGAGGACATGAAGAAAGGTTTCGCTTCGTTGGCGAGCGCCGCATATTTGGAGCATTGCGTCGCTCACGGATTACACCCGCATTGGTCGGCCCTCGAGACGAATAAGGAGTCCCTTCGACTAGGGGCGAAGCTGGGATTCGAGTTCGCATACAAGCGAAAGACTTTTGAATTTGAATTTTAG
- a CDS encoding DUF4310 family protein, whose amino-acid sequence METVKQGFWYSEWAFVWFVACLSSGIFAGTHLYYVYHVGAFNDIAIVALLEAGMKGGSYGAAAAFGASFLFARILEGPLVGILDIGGALQTGIGIGVPALMLGAGITAPLTSFPLALVTGAGLGALVGSVIIMIRKFTINAANSTFGADVMMGAGNAAGRYLGPLIVISAVMASIPVGIGATIGAGIFYYFKKPIAGGAIIGAMVLGALFPIAAGS is encoded by the coding sequence GTGGAGACGGTAAAACAAGGCTTTTGGTATTCGGAATGGGCGTTCGTCTGGTTTGTCGCCTGCTTGTCTTCCGGCATTTTTGCGGGGACGCATCTCTATTATGTCTATCATGTGGGCGCATTCAACGATATCGCGATTGTGGCGCTGTTGGAGGCGGGCATGAAGGGCGGCAGTTATGGCGCGGCCGCAGCCTTCGGCGCAAGCTTCTTGTTCGCACGCATTCTCGAGGGACCGCTCGTTGGCATCTTGGATATCGGCGGCGCGCTGCAGACGGGTATCGGCATCGGCGTCCCGGCGTTGATGCTCGGGGCCGGCATTACCGCTCCGCTTACTTCGTTTCCGCTCGCGCTCGTAACGGGAGCCGGGCTGGGCGCCCTCGTCGGTTCGGTCATTATTATGATCCGCAAATTTACGATCAACGCGGCGAATTCCACCTTCGGCGCGGACGTCATGATGGGAGCAGGCAACGCCGCAGGCCGTTACTTGGGGCCGCTCATCGTCATATCGGCCGTCATGGCCTCGATTCCGGTCGGGATCGGCGCGACGATCGGCGCAGGCATTTTTTATTACTTCAAAAAGCCGATAGCCGGCGGCGCGATTATTGGCGCCATGGTTCTGGGCGCGCTTTTCCCCATTGCCGCCGGTTCGTGA
- a CDS encoding DUF4311 domain-containing protein, producing the protein METVTIIVESIIIGLLVGYGVGAGAARMFHAPKVQGMGAFRTFGELNACEGDPVAHFSFGLGFLFNAWASVVGAGGLTQDVDHRIIPNWSAALLMIRNKNVEDTLHNPKKMAYAGALVGAILVPLLNSTAAAIPASLQAVATQVLVPAANWLINPIMPIVFWTAAMDAGKRPGLWATVLGGFAHMIMGNAVPGLVLGILVGKGLDDSGWNRITKTLVAAIVLLFTLSAFFRGFDVQLLHSLHVENIPQWLIDLHAFFGSEVR; encoded by the coding sequence ATGGAAACCGTTACGATTATTGTGGAATCGATCATTATCGGCCTGTTGGTCGGGTACGGCGTTGGGGCTGGCGCGGCGCGCATGTTCCACGCCCCGAAGGTGCAAGGCATGGGAGCGTTCCGCACATTCGGCGAATTGAATGCATGCGAAGGCGACCCCGTGGCGCACTTCTCTTTCGGACTCGGCTTTCTGTTCAACGCCTGGGCGTCCGTTGTCGGCGCGGGCGGACTGACGCAGGATGTGGATCACCGCATCATTCCGAACTGGTCGGCCGCGCTCCTGATGATTCGCAATAAAAATGTGGAGGATACGCTGCACAATCCGAAGAAAATGGCGTATGCCGGAGCGCTGGTCGGCGCTATCCTCGTGCCTCTGTTGAATTCCACGGCAGCAGCCATTCCGGCATCGCTGCAAGCCGTTGCGACGCAAGTGCTGGTCCCGGCGGCAAATTGGCTCATTAATCCGATTATGCCGATCGTGTTCTGGACCGCGGCAATGGACGCCGGCAAGCGCCCTGGCTTGTGGGCGACGGTGCTCGGCGGATTCGCTCACATGATTATGGGCAATGCCGTGCCGGGGCTTGTGCTGGGGATACTGGTCGGCAAAGGCTTGGACGACAGCGGCTGGAACCGCATTACGAAGACGCTGGTCGCGGCGATTGTGCTATTATTCACATTGAGCGCTTTTTTCCGCGGCTTCGATGTTCAACTCCTCCACAGCTTGCATGTGGAGAACATTCCGCAGTGGCTTATTGATCTGCATGCATTTTTCGGATCGGAGGTTCGTTAG
- a CDS encoding DUF4312 family protein: MLRVWEQKIEIEGKGASKGAAFQQALSAMKRKLTQELPDVLLQIEPQNVEVLSAKETRYTERFLGLFFPRVRARYEIRVRIHIKIRAVKLDEIAFEQQTESLSPPQRILHLR; encoded by the coding sequence ATGTTACGCGTATGGGAGCAGAAGATCGAGATCGAAGGGAAGGGAGCTTCGAAGGGGGCGGCATTCCAGCAGGCGCTCTCCGCCATGAAGAGGAAGCTCACGCAGGAGCTTCCCGATGTGCTGCTGCAGATTGAGCCGCAAAATGTCGAAGTGCTGTCGGCAAAGGAGACCCGCTATACGGAACGCTTTTTGGGGCTGTTTTTTCCGAGAGTAAGGGCGCGCTACGAGATTCGAGTTCGCATCCATATTAAAATCCGCGCCGTAAAGCTGGACGAAATCGCGTTCGAGCAGCAGACGGAATCGTTGTCCCCGCCCCAGCGCATTCTTCATCTTCGGTAG
- a CDS encoding SFCGS family glycine-rich protein yields the protein MGNKVKVVIGDRLGKGQQVAKGVEAAGGEAILIPGVGADMKVGDVMHAEQADFGISFCGSGGAGAVTANTKYKYPMEFGLRSIDAGVTAIREGKKVIGFGFMDVEELGRRLTEAYIQQYRG from the coding sequence ATGGGGAACAAAGTGAAAGTCGTGATTGGAGATCGCTTGGGCAAAGGACAGCAAGTGGCGAAGGGAGTAGAGGCGGCAGGCGGGGAAGCGATCCTGATCCCGGGCGTCGGGGCGGACATGAAGGTCGGCGACGTGATGCACGCGGAGCAGGCGGACTTCGGCATCTCGTTCTGCGGCAGCGGGGGAGCCGGAGCGGTTACGGCCAACACGAAATATAAGTATCCGATGGAATTCGGCCTGCGTTCCATTGATGCGGGCGTGACGGCCATTCGGGAAGGCAAGAAGGTGATTGGCTTCGGCTTCATGGATGTGGAGGAACTGGGCCGAAGGCTGACAGAAGCCTATATTCAGCAATATAGGGGGTGA
- a CDS encoding PRD domain-containing protein: MDRIERILHDIPAKTKADPDELEELRPMLDCLLAGSEGIGLPLTDDRLLVIAIHLLGFARRRKREESLPEVEESMLDEASPELAQLSRRTLRRYGELAEQAIDDAEVFYLTVHFEAARNQ, encoded by the coding sequence ATGGACAGAATCGAACGAATACTTCATGATATCCCTGCCAAGACGAAGGCAGATCCGGACGAACTGGAAGAGCTGCGGCCGATGCTTGACTGCCTGCTGGCAGGGAGTGAGGGGATTGGTTTGCCGCTGACGGATGACCGCCTGCTCGTCATTGCCATCCATTTGCTCGGGTTCGCGCGCAGACGGAAGCGAGAAGAGTCACTGCCCGAGGTGGAGGAATCGATGTTGGACGAGGCGAGTCCGGAACTGGCGCAGCTAAGTCGCCGCACGCTGCGAAGGTACGGGGAACTCGCGGAGCAAGCGATTGATGATGCGGAAGTTTTTTATTTGACGGTTCATTTCGAAGCGGCCAGGAATCAATAA
- a CDS encoding BglG family transcription antiterminator encodes MLKTLMFANTPFHIKELAAMYEVSERSIKYDLESIRMWLKEQGMTLHSSPSKGIWLECGQAARMALLHRLDEAGDGGFISQRERTACIILDLLLADEPVPIGRFCKRYDVTRNTIVSDVALAENLLAEHRLAIERTRRGIKLKAGEQERRIVLENVIYGQLDQADMLQIVQGVALRRKPDTFAVYVLDRLLASVADVNMLFVLVANIVQDIERELEATLSDRVMIGVFIRLCIAIRRCRSASGSACPLPADCADAPQARLMIHSIIRTRLEPLSERYSLVLTDGDVWFIGLQAEGLAAPQVQGGGHKPLPDVYGITMELIRQVDREMQFPFQESPDLVDSLFAHMSSRISKHSLGVADPNPLAKDVMVKYKTMFRHVKAACMNVLREHQIFLTDADIAYIVLHFQTAYERRIDQHRWRALAVCGTGRGTAQLLTTVIESELKHIRFVATCSVMDVKKVLQNIEVDLIISNLPVSADVPVVVVHSIPGVRDIEAIRMQLGRLRRGASSKEGGSGHIFGEAKAHPCHEAELESRIRDVIYTGYELSSAVIARFKRYLSEEREEGLRLHMMFMVNRAACG; translated from the coding sequence TTGCTTAAGACCTTGATGTTCGCGAATACGCCGTTCCATATTAAAGAATTGGCCGCCATGTACGAGGTGAGCGAGCGCTCGATCAAGTACGATCTGGAATCGATTCGCATGTGGTTGAAGGAGCAGGGGATGACGCTGCATTCAAGTCCCAGCAAAGGGATTTGGCTGGAATGCGGCCAGGCGGCGCGGATGGCGCTGCTTCACCGATTGGATGAAGCGGGTGATGGAGGCTTCATTAGCCAACGGGAGCGAACGGCCTGCATCATCCTGGATTTGCTGCTCGCCGATGAACCCGTCCCTATCGGGCGGTTCTGCAAGCGATACGATGTTACCCGCAATACGATTGTGTCGGATGTGGCGCTGGCCGAGAATCTCCTCGCGGAGCATCGGCTTGCGATCGAGCGGACGCGGCGGGGCATCAAGCTGAAGGCTGGCGAGCAGGAGCGGCGTATTGTACTGGAAAACGTTATTTACGGGCAACTGGATCAAGCCGATATGCTGCAAATCGTTCAGGGCGTTGCGCTGCGGAGGAAGCCGGACACATTCGCCGTCTATGTGTTGGATCGCTTGCTTGCGTCCGTTGCCGACGTGAATATGCTGTTCGTGCTGGTCGCGAACATCGTTCAGGATATCGAGCGGGAGCTTGAGGCAACGTTATCCGATCGCGTCATGATCGGGGTTTTTATCCGGCTGTGCATTGCCATTCGGAGATGCCGATCGGCAAGCGGTTCAGCTTGCCCGCTGCCGGCGGATTGCGCCGACGCCCCGCAGGCCAGACTGATGATTCATTCGATTATTCGAACGAGACTGGAGCCATTGTCGGAACGCTATTCGCTGGTCTTGACGGACGGCGATGTGTGGTTCATCGGCTTGCAGGCGGAAGGGCTTGCCGCTCCGCAGGTCCAAGGAGGAGGGCACAAGCCGCTTCCCGATGTGTACGGGATCACGATGGAGCTGATTCGGCAGGTGGATCGGGAGATGCAATTCCCGTTCCAAGAGAGTCCGGATCTGGTGGACAGTCTGTTTGCGCATATGTCGAGCCGCATCTCGAAGCATAGCTTGGGGGTGGCCGATCCGAATCCGCTGGCGAAGGATGTGATGGTGAAATACAAAACGATGTTCCGGCATGTCAAGGCGGCGTGCATGAACGTGCTCCGCGAGCATCAGATTTTCCTGACCGATGCGGATATTGCGTACATTGTGCTGCATTTTCAGACGGCGTATGAGCGCCGGATCGATCAGCACCGGTGGAGAGCGCTGGCCGTGTGCGGCACAGGGAGGGGCACGGCCCAACTGCTCACCACGGTTATCGAGAGCGAGCTGAAGCATATCCGGTTCGTGGCCACCTGCTCGGTGATGGATGTCAAGAAGGTGCTGCAGAACATCGAAGTCGATTTGATCATCAGCAATTTGCCCGTATCGGCCGACGTTCCGGTCGTCGTCGTCCATTCGATTCCGGGAGTCAGGGATATCGAGGCGATTCGCATGCAGCTTGGCCGGCTGCGCCGCGGCGCGTCAAGCAAGGAGGGCGGGAGCGGGCATATCTTCGGCGAAGCGAAGGCGCATCCTTGCCATGAGGCGGAGCTGGAAAGCCGGATTCGCGATGTGATCTATACGGGCTATGAATTGTCGAGCGCCGTCATCGCGCGCTTCAAGCGTTATCTGTCGGAGGAACGGGAGGAAGGACTGCGGCTTCACATGATGTTCATGGTGAACCGGGCCGCATGCGGCTGA
- a CDS encoding HPr family phosphocarrier protein gives MDKQVTIANPLGIHSRPAGALMREAKAFPCDIRLIKGEKAANAKSIVGILSLSLQQGDQVIVEANGEQEAEAVEALAAVLESILEA, from the coding sequence ATGGATAAGCAGGTCACGATCGCGAATCCGCTCGGGATTCATTCCAGGCCGGCCGGAGCGTTAATGAGAGAAGCGAAAGCGTTCCCATGCGATATTCGGCTCATTAAAGGCGAGAAGGCGGCGAACGCCAAGAGCATTGTCGGCATTTTGTCATTATCGCTGCAGCAGGGCGATCAGGTGATCGTGGAAGCGAATGGCGAGCAAGAAGCGGAAGCGGTGGAGGCGCTTGCGGCCGTGCTGGAGTCGATATTGGAGGCATGA
- a CDS encoding GntR family transcriptional regulator has product MKRSRNKRPLYVQVSNILRERILHGVYPLGTNIPSEPQLEEEFQVSKITVRNAIIELVQEGYVEKGSGKGTKVIRNTSASKLSKWKRFTEILVEEGHRIHKRVIRAEVIRAEEGTAPCRLFGASCLCIERVYDLDGSPYIHFTHYLSHQAGALDLSELDGQSLYEWLEEQDIELGQYKDEFAVATAPPAARAVLGVGADVPLLRRSRYSYDVNGTLIEYSVGYYHTALHSYVVNYDG; this is encoded by the coding sequence TTGAAACGGTCACGGAACAAACGTCCTTTGTATGTACAAGTAAGCAATATTTTGCGCGAGCGCATTTTGCATGGCGTCTATCCGCTCGGCACGAATATTCCGTCAGAGCCTCAGCTGGAAGAAGAATTCCAGGTCAGCAAAATAACGGTGCGCAACGCCATCATTGAACTGGTGCAGGAAGGGTATGTAGAGAAGGGCAGCGGGAAAGGCACCAAGGTCATTCGCAATACATCCGCCTCGAAGCTGTCCAAGTGGAAGCGGTTTACGGAAATTTTGGTCGAGGAGGGCCATCGGATTCATAAGCGGGTCATAAGGGCGGAAGTCATCCGCGCCGAGGAGGGAACCGCTCCTTGCCGCTTGTTCGGGGCGAGCTGCCTATGCATCGAGCGGGTCTATGATCTGGACGGTTCGCCGTATATCCACTTTACTCATTATTTGTCGCATCAGGCCGGAGCGCTCGATCTGTCGGAACTGGACGGGCAGTCGCTGTATGAATGGCTGGAGGAGCAGGATATCGAACTCGGCCAGTATAAGGATGAGTTCGCCGTAGCGACGGCGCCGCCCGCGGCCAGGGCGGTGCTTGGCGTAGGAGCGGACGTGCCGCTCCTGCGGCGTTCCCGCTATTCTTATGACGTGAACGGCACGCTGATCGAATATAGCGTAGGGTATTACCATACGGCTCTTCATTCTTATGTCGTGAATTACGACGGCTAA
- a CDS encoding sugar kinase, with the protein MPDRTPKKIAAFGEVMMRLTVPGVERLSQASRLDYSFSGTGVNVSSQLARFGHEAYLVSRLPDNPLGEAAEAHLRKLGIGTAYLARGGNYLGMYFFEKGFGARPGRVTYTERLGSSFNTAPEDAYPYADIANGIDAVHLCGIALAMNDGVRRHMKALAAAVKAAGGLVIFDCNYRPAHWGEGGHGKAKPHYEEMLQLADIVMMNEKDAMLTLNMKSGKAGRREQAEELIPQVAKQYNISVIAGTHRTIVDSQTHSLQGFLYKRDSFYYSEPLTFAVHDRIGAGDAYTCGILHGEFRGFPPERTVRFAAASSMLAHTIEGDTPMAAEQEVMRAMEESGIDVER; encoded by the coding sequence ATGCCTGATCGGACTCCCAAAAAGATTGCGGCCTTCGGAGAAGTGATGATGCGCTTGACCGTGCCCGGGGTGGAGCGGTTAAGCCAAGCCAGCCGGCTCGATTATTCGTTCTCGGGCACGGGCGTCAACGTCAGTTCGCAGCTTGCCCGCTTCGGGCATGAGGCGTATCTGGTATCGAGGCTGCCGGACAATCCGCTGGGCGAAGCGGCGGAGGCTCATCTGCGCAAGCTTGGCATCGGCACGGCTTATCTTGCCCGCGGCGGGAACTATTTGGGGATGTACTTCTTCGAAAAGGGGTTCGGGGCGCGCCCGGGGAGGGTCACCTATACGGAGCGGCTGGGAAGCAGCTTCAATACCGCTCCGGAAGATGCGTATCCGTATGCCGATATCGCGAACGGGATCGACGCCGTTCATCTGTGCGGCATTGCGCTGGCGATGAACGATGGCGTCCGCCGCCATATGAAGGCATTGGCCGCCGCCGTCAAGGCTGCGGGAGGGCTCGTCATCTTCGACTGCAACTACCGCCCGGCGCATTGGGGGGAAGGCGGGCATGGGAAGGCCAAGCCCCATTATGAGGAGATGCTGCAGCTTGCGGATATCGTCATGATGAACGAAAAGGATGCGATGCTGACGCTGAACATGAAGAGCGGGAAGGCCGGACGGCGGGAACAGGCGGAGGAATTGATTCCCCAGGTGGCCAAGCAGTATAATATTTCCGTCATCGCCGGCACCCATCGCACGATTGTGGACAGTCAGACGCATTCGCTGCAGGGCTTTTTGTATAAGCGGGACTCCTTCTATTATTCCGAACCGTTAACGTTCGCGGTGCATGATCGGATTGGCGCGGGGGATGCCTATACGTGCGGCATCCTGCATGGCGAATTCCGCGGCTTCCCGCCGGAACGGACGGTAAGGTTCGCTGCCGCTTCCAGCATGCTTGCGCATACGATCGAAGGCGATACGCCGATGGCGGCCGAGCAGGAAGTGATGCGGGCGATGGAAGAGTCCGGGATCGACGTCGAGAGGTAA
- the dagF gene encoding 2-dehydro-3-deoxy-phosphogluconate aldolase, translating to MSKMDQRLYKGRAALNVLANSADNAKEVFDAAEGHVLVGVLSKNYSAVEAAVEAMKEYGAAIDEAVSIGLGAGDNRQAAVVAEIAKHYGGTHINQVFPSVGATRANLGGKESWINSLVSPTGQAGYVNISTGPASAAHADQAIVPIKSAIALARDMGGNALKFFPMDGLACESELRAVAKACGEEGFALEPTGGIDLDNFEANVPIVIPHVYSSIIDKATGKTKVEDMRVLYATMKKWVDYYA from the coding sequence ATGTCTAAGATGGATCAACGGTTGTACAAAGGACGCGCGGCGCTCAATGTGCTCGCCAACAGCGCAGATAATGCGAAGGAAGTGTTCGATGCGGCGGAAGGGCATGTGCTGGTCGGCGTCCTGTCCAAAAACTATTCGGCGGTGGAAGCGGCCGTCGAGGCGATGAAGGAATACGGCGCGGCGATTGACGAGGCCGTGTCGATCGGGCTCGGCGCCGGCGACAATCGCCAAGCGGCGGTCGTCGCGGAGATCGCGAAGCATTACGGCGGGACGCATATTAACCAGGTGTTCCCTTCCGTTGGCGCGACCCGCGCCAATCTCGGCGGCAAGGAGTCCTGGATCAACAGCTTGGTTTCGCCGACGGGCCAGGCCGGTTATGTCAATATTTCAACGGGTCCCGCAAGCGCCGCACACGCGGATCAAGCCATCGTTCCGATCAAGAGCGCCATCGCTCTGGCGCGCGATATGGGCGGCAATGCGCTTAAATTTTTTCCGATGGACGGACTTGCTTGCGAGAGCGAGCTGCGTGCCGTGGCGAAGGCATGCGGCGAAGAAGGCTTTGCGCTGGAGCCGACCGGCGGAATCGATCTCGACAACTTCGAAGCGAATGTGCCGATCGTCATTCCGCATGTCTACTCTTCCATCATCGATAAGGCAACCGGGAAGACGAAGGTTGAGGATATGCGCGTCCTGTATGCGACAATGAAGAAATGGGTCGATTATTATGCCTGA
- a CDS encoding DgaE family pyridoxal phosphate-dependent ammonia lyase, translating to MASTLHVKYGLKRVINASGRMSILGVSAATDTVMEAMKIGAQSYVEIADLVDKAGSYVAKHLGSEAAVIVNSASSGIALSVAGIVTRGERRRSLRLHQDPIEKNEIIMLKGHNVQYGAPVETMVYLGGGKVVEAGYANEGRAEHIEDAIHEKTAAILYVKSHHAVQKNMISVEEAWEVAQRNRVPLIVDAAAEEDLQKYVNVSDLAIYSGSKAIEGPTTGIVAGKRQAVDWVKAQLHGIGRSMKVGKESVFGLLQALDEYMAKEDKSEQEKEMLAKLMPLNELEGVTCTIVQDEAGRAIYRARIQIDPALAGTTATGVVEGLKSGEIAIYTRDYGARQGYFDIDPRPLMGDDIDVIAAQIRKLTGGTAHV from the coding sequence ATGGCAAGTACGTTGCATGTGAAGTACGGCCTGAAGCGCGTCATTAATGCCAGCGGCCGCATGAGTATCCTGGGCGTGTCCGCGGCGACGGACACGGTGATGGAGGCGATGAAAATCGGCGCGCAAAGCTATGTGGAAATTGCCGATCTCGTCGATAAGGCAGGCAGCTATGTCGCCAAGCACCTCGGTTCCGAAGCGGCCGTCATCGTGAATTCGGCCTCGAGCGGAATCGCGTTGTCGGTCGCGGGCATCGTGACGCGAGGGGAACGCCGCCGCAGCCTTCGCTTGCATCAGGATCCGATCGAGAAGAACGAGATTATTATGTTGAAGGGTCACAATGTGCAATACGGCGCTCCCGTAGAGACCATGGTCTATCTGGGCGGCGGCAAGGTGGTGGAAGCCGGTTATGCGAATGAAGGCAGGGCCGAACATATCGAGGACGCGATTCATGAGAAGACGGCGGCCATACTCTATGTGAAATCCCATCATGCCGTGCAGAAAAATATGATCTCGGTCGAAGAAGCGTGGGAAGTAGCCCAGCGCAACCGGGTGCCGCTCATCGTCGATGCGGCTGCAGAGGAAGATTTGCAGAAATATGTGAACGTATCCGATCTGGCGATCTACAGCGGCTCGAAGGCGATCGAGGGGCCGACGACGGGGATCGTGGCGGGCAAGCGGCAGGCCGTGGACTGGGTGAAAGCCCAACTGCACGGCATCGGACGGAGCATGAAGGTCGGCAAAGAATCGGTATTCGGGCTGCTGCAGGCTTTGGATGAGTATATGGCGAAGGAAGACAAGAGCGAGCAGGAGAAAGAGATGCTTGCCAAGCTGATGCCGCTGAATGAACTCGAGGGCGTCACGTGCACGATCGTTCAAGACGAAGCGGGCCGGGCTATCTACCGCGCGCGCATTCAGATTGATCCCGCGCTTGCCGGCACGACGGCCACCGGGGTCGTCGAAGGGTTGAAGTCGGGAGAGATTGCGATCTACACGCGCGATTACGGGGCAAGACAAGGCTATTTCGATATCGATCCGCGCCCGCTTATGGGGGACGACATCGACGTCATCGCGGCGCAAATTCGTAAACTAACGGGAGGGACTGCTCATGTCTAA
- a CDS encoding amidohydrolase/deacetylase family metallohydrolase: MTERIVLRGLKRVDGTYLDLVVEDGIIAGMTEAGASRGGDILDYTNTETYVSSGWIDLHVHAFEEFDPYGDAIDKIGVEQGVATVVDAGSTGADRIGDLRAQAERAATNVLALLNISRIGLMRTDELSDLAWVDPAAVREAVAEHQDFIVGLKARISRSVVRGSGIEPLKQARALSDDTGLPVMVHIGSAPPGIEEIIPYLQRDDVITHYLNGKANNLFRDNGEPLRVLTDAIARGVHLDVGHGTASFSFKAAESAKRHHIPLHTISSDIYRGNRLNGPVYSLARVMSKFLYLGYSLAEVVASVTTHAADWLKKPELGRIQAGDRANLTLFEVRKEPIELTDSEGDVRIGHQHLVAKGVFANGKYVACEVRPEARH, from the coding sequence TTGACCGAGCGGATCGTCCTGCGCGGCCTCAAACGCGTGGATGGGACGTATTTGGATCTGGTCGTCGAGGACGGAATCATTGCCGGCATGACGGAAGCGGGCGCCAGTCGCGGCGGCGATATTCTGGATTATACGAATACGGAGACTTATGTATCCAGCGGCTGGATCGATCTGCATGTCCATGCCTTCGAAGAGTTCGATCCTTATGGCGACGCGATTGACAAGATTGGCGTGGAGCAAGGCGTGGCGACTGTCGTCGATGCCGGAAGCACGGGGGCGGATCGGATTGGAGATCTGAGGGCGCAGGCGGAGCGAGCCGCCACGAACGTGTTGGCGCTGCTGAATATTTCCAGGATCGGGCTGATGCGCACGGATGAGCTGTCGGACCTGGCCTGGGTCGATCCGGCGGCGGTGCGGGAAGCCGTCGCGGAGCATCAGGATTTCATCGTCGGGCTCAAAGCGCGAATAAGCCGGAGCGTCGTGCGCGGCAGCGGCATCGAACCGCTCAAGCAAGCGCGCGCCTTGTCGGACGATACAGGACTTCCCGTCATGGTACATATCGGGTCGGCTCCTCCCGGCATTGAAGAGATTATTCCTTATTTACAGCGGGATGACGTGATTACCCATTATTTGAACGGCAAAGCGAATAACTTGTTCCGCGATAATGGAGAGCCGCTCCGCGTGCTGACCGACGCGATTGCGCGCGGCGTGCATCTTGACGTTGGGCACGGGACAGCGAGCTTCTCGTTCAAGGCGGCGGAATCCGCCAAGCGGCATCATATTCCGCTCCATACGATCAGTTCCGACATTTACCGGGGCAACCGGCTGAATGGACCGGTATACAGCTTGGCCCGCGTCATGTCGAAATTCCTGTATCTGGGTTATTCGCTGGCAGAGGTCGTCGCGTCCGTGACGACGCATGCGGCGGATTGGCTCAAGAAACCGGAGCTGGGCCGGATACAGGCAGGGGATCGGGCCAATTTGACGCTGTTCGAAGTGCGGAAGGAACCGATTGAGCTGACGGATTCGGAAGGCGATGTCCGCATCGGGCATCAACATCTTGTAGCTAAGGGAGTGTTTGCAAATGGCAAGTACGTTGCATGTGAAGTACGGCCTGAAGCGCGTCATTAA
- a CDS encoding VOC family protein: protein MRLNHLNLTVTDVPAASDFLTTYFGLQAMDTSGDPRGDAFGVLFDDDGLVLTLMKGSQASYPKTFHIGFIQESEEKVNEMNQRLKEDGFDVAPPKRSHAWTFYVKAPGGFTVEVLA from the coding sequence GTGAGACTGAATCATCTCAATCTTACGGTCACCGATGTTCCGGCAGCTTCCGATTTTTTGACGACTTATTTCGGCCTGCAAGCCATGGACACGAGCGGAGATCCGCGCGGCGATGCCTTTGGAGTCCTGTTCGACGATGACGGATTAGTGCTCACATTAATGAAAGGATCTCAAGCCAGTTACCCGAAAACATTTCATATCGGCTTCATCCAGGAGAGCGAAGAAAAGGTGAACGAGATGAACCAGCGGCTGAAGGAAGACGGTTTCGATGTCGCGCCGCCGAAAAGATCCCACGCCTGGACATTTTATGTGAAAGCCCCAGGCGGGTTCACCGTCGAGGTGCTCGCTTGA